The sequence GGAAGTTGAGCAACGACAAAACAGCATAACGACATAAAAAAGGCAAATACAATGGCAATAAAGAGAGTTTTGCTTAAACTTTCCGGAGAATCTTTGTCTTACGACAAAGTTTCAATAAGCGTTGAGGCGCTCAAAAGAACTGTTTCCGAAATTAAGACTGTTGCAGGCAAAAATATTCAGCTTGCAGTAGTTATTGGAGCGGGAAATATTTGGCGCGGCTGCGGCAAATTTATTGAAAGAGTTACCGCGGATAAAATGGGTATGCTTGCGACCGTTATGAACTCTTTAGCATTAAGCGACGCTCTCAAAAAAGCAGGTTTAAAAACCAAAGTATTTTCTGCCTCGGGCGTAACCGGTTTTGCAGAAATCTTTAACAGAGACAAAGCTATAAACGCTTTAAATAAAGGTTATACGGTTGTATTTGCCGGCGGAACGGGCAATCCGTTTTTTACTACCGACACCACCGCGGCTTTAAGAGCTGCTGAAATCGGCGCGGATATTTTGCTGAAAGCTACGCAGGTTGACGGCGTTTACAGCGCAGACCCTAAAAAAGATAAAAATGCCGTCCGATATAATTCATTAACTTTTCAGGAAGCGTTAGATAAAAAATTAAAAATTATGGATCAAGAAGCTTTTTCGCTGTGCAGAGAATCTAACATATCCATATCCGTTTTTGATTTTTATAAAAACGGAAACCTGAAAAAAATTTTAAGCGGTAAAAAAATAGGAACGGTTATAACGGCAGGCGGCAAGTAAGCGGCAGACAGTAAAAGGAGAGCCTTTGTATGCAACTTCAAAATTTGTTTTCCGCGTCTGAAAACGCGATGCAAAAAACTATAGAAAAAGTAAAACACGAACTTGCTTCTGTGCGCACCGGAAGAGCAAGCAGCTCAATAGTAGAAGGTATCAAGGTTGAAAGTTACGGTTCACTTTTGCCTATTAACCAAGTTGCCGGCGTAAGCGTTCCCGACGCAAAAACTATAGAAATAAGACCTTGGGACATATCCCAGCTTGGCGCAATAGAAAAAGCCATAATAAAAGCGGATATCGGCATTACTCCGGTTAACGACGGTAAAGTTGTCCGCATTTCAGTGCCGCCTCTTACGGAAGAAAGAAGAAAAGAAATTGCTAAATCAATAGGCAAAACCGCGGAAGAATACAGGGTTGCAGTCCGAAACGAAAGAAGAATTTTAGTTGACGGCATAAAAAAAGCCGAAAAAGATAAAGTTATCACCGAAGACGACAGAAAAAAAGATGAAGCCGAAGCTCAAAAACTTACCGACGGCTACATCAAAAAAATAGACGAACTGATTGCGCAGAAAGAAAAAGAAATAATGCAAATTTAAAACGGCAATTTCTAAAGTTTAAATTTTGCCGTTAAAAACGGGGGCTTAAAATGGCTTACAAAATTGATGCTGATACTTGCGTAGGGTGCGGAGCTTGCGAAGGAACTTGTCCGGCTACTGCTATTTCTCCTAACGACGGAAAATATGTTATAGACCCGGCTGTTTGCGTAGATTGCGGAGCATGTGAAGGTTCTTGCCCGGTAAGCGCTATTTCTAAAGCGTAAATTAAAGGTTTAATAATTTGGGCAAAATAAATAATTCTAAGATGTCGGTTCCGTTGCATGTTGCAATAATTATGGACGGAAACGGCAGATGGGCTAAGCGCAGAGCCTTACCCAGAGTTTTTGGTCATAAGCAGGGGGTCAAAACCGTTAAAAATATTGTCAAAGCGGCGGACGCGCTTGGCATAAAGGTTTTGACCCTGTATGCTTTTTCAACCGAAAATTGGAAAAGACCGCAAAAAGAAATAGGCGCTCTTTTTTCTTTGCTTAAACAATTTATAAAAATAGATTTTAAAGAGTTTGCCGACGCAGGCATTCGTTTAAGAATTTTGGGAGATTTAAAAAAGTTTCCTAAAGATTTACAAAAAGAAATTATTGAAGTCGTTAAAACTACGTCGCGAAATAAAGGTTTGCAGTTAAACATAGCTTTAAATTACGGCGCAAGACAAGAGCTTGCGCGCGCTTTTAATTTGGCAATTAAAAAAGGCGTTAAGAAAGTTTCGGATAAAATAATATCGTCGTTTCTTTATACTGCGGGACAGCCCGACCCTGATTTGCTTATAAGAACTTCCGGCGAGCAGCGAATTTCAAATTTTTTGCTTTGGCAAATAGCTTACAGCGAAATTTACGTTACAAAAAAACTTTGGCCTGATTTTTCAGACAAAGATTTAAAAGAAGCCATAAAAGAGTATCAAAAAAGAGAAAGAAGATTCGGCGGAATTTAAAACGGCAAAGAATAGGTAATAAGCAAAAGATAACAAGTTTTGTCGTCATTGCAAGCCGGCAAAGTCGGCGCAGCAATCAAGAGTAGGAGTTGTTGCTCAGCTGCTCAACTTTACAGCTTCTCAACTTCTAAAATATCGGAGATATTTTATGTTATTAAAAAGAATACTTACAGCCGTCGTCGGAATTCCTATAATTTTTACTTGTATTTATTTCGGCGGGCTGCTGTTTTTTATATTGATGTTTGCGGTAAGTTTTTTCTGCGTGCTTGAATATTTAACGATATTAAAAAAATATAATCCTCATAAAATTTTGTCGCTTATAATGGGCGCGTTATTTTTTGCATTTTTGTGCTACGGGCAGTACGGCGATAAAGTTGCAATTTCGGCTTTATGCATGCTTCTAATTTTATTTGCGCTGGAAGTTTTTAAAGGTAAAGTTAACATGTGCCTTACAAGAATTTCCGTTTCTTTTTTAGGCGCGTTTTTTCTTCCGCTTTCCCTTGCATACATGTTTTATTTAAGAGAATTATATTACGGTTTGGAATTAATATTTGCAATTTTTGTAACCGTTTGGATTTTAGATACCGCTGCTTTTGCCGCAGGGAAAAATTTCGGCAAACATAAACTTTCTAAAAACGTCAGTCCCAAGAAAACCGTGGAAGGCGCAATTGCCGGAGTAGTTTTTGGAATTATAACTTTTACTGCGTGCAGATATATTTTTATGTCTTATTACTTAACCGTTTCGCAGGCGGTTGTTTTGGGCGCGGTTATTTCTGTTGTCGGTCAGTTTTCGGATCTTGCGGAATCGCTCATTAAAAGAGACGGCAA is a genomic window of Endomicrobium proavitum containing:
- the pyrH gene encoding UMP kinase → MAIKRVLLKLSGESLSYDKVSISVEALKRTVSEIKTVAGKNIQLAVVIGAGNIWRGCGKFIERVTADKMGMLATVMNSLALSDALKKAGLKTKVFSASGVTGFAEIFNRDKAINALNKGYTVVFAGGTGNPFFTTDTTAALRAAEIGADILLKATQVDGVYSADPKKDKNAVRYNSLTFQEALDKKLKIMDQEAFSLCRESNISISVFDFYKNGNLKKILSGKKIGTVITAGGK
- a CDS encoding indolepyruvate ferredoxin oxidoreductase subunit alpha, which codes for MAYKIDADTCVGCGACEGTCPATAISPNDGKYVIDPAVCVDCGACEGSCPVSAISKA
- the frr gene encoding ribosome recycling factor, producing MQLQNLFSASENAMQKTIEKVKHELASVRTGRASSSIVEGIKVESYGSLLPINQVAGVSVPDAKTIEIRPWDISQLGAIEKAIIKADIGITPVNDGKVVRISVPPLTEERRKEIAKSIGKTAEEYRVAVRNERRILVDGIKKAEKDKVITEDDRKKDEAEAQKLTDGYIKKIDELIAQKEKEIMQI
- a CDS encoding isoprenyl transferase, translated to MSVPLHVAIIMDGNGRWAKRRALPRVFGHKQGVKTVKNIVKAADALGIKVLTLYAFSTENWKRPQKEIGALFSLLKQFIKIDFKEFADAGIRLRILGDLKKFPKDLQKEIIEVVKTTSRNKGLQLNIALNYGARQELARAFNLAIKKGVKKVSDKIISSFLYTAGQPDPDLLIRTSGEQRISNFLLWQIAYSEIYVTKKLWPDFSDKDLKEAIKEYQKRERRFGGI
- a CDS encoding phosphatidate cytidylyltransferase, whose amino-acid sequence is MLLKRILTAVVGIPIIFTCIYFGGLLFFILMFAVSFFCVLEYLTILKKYNPHKILSLIMGALFFAFLCYGQYGDKVAISALCMLLILFALEVFKGKVNMCLTRISVSFLGAFFLPLSLAYMFYLRELYYGLELIFAIFVTVWILDTAAFAAGKNFGKHKLSKNVSPKKTVEGAIAGVVFGIITFTACRYIFMSYYLTVSQAVVLGAVISVVGQFSDLAESLIKRDGKIKDSGKTIPGHGGFLDRFDSYIFIAPAVYYCLYFFK